In Kiloniellales bacterium, the genomic window ATCCCCAGCATGCCGAGGAACTGGGGGTCGCTGGCCGGGTAGGCGCCCAGCCCCATCAGCGTGTTGGTGCAGGGCATGCCGGTCTTGCGCACGAAGCGTGTCAGCAGTTCCGAGGCCTTGGGCCCGGCGTTGATCACGCCGCCGCCGGCGTAGACGATCGGCCGCTTGGCCTTGGCGATCATCTCCACCGCCGCCGCGATCTTGGCGCTGTCCGCCTTGACCCGGGGCCGGTAGCTGCGGTGGCGGCCGTTCTCCGGCACCTTGTATTCGCCCTTGGCCTGGAGGATGTCCTTGGGCAGGTCGACCACGACCGGCCCGGGCCGGCCGTGGGTCGCCACGTAGATCGCCTCGTGCATGATCCGCGGCAGATCCTCGATCGACTTGACCAGGTAGTTGTGCTTGGTGCAGGGCCGGGTGATGCCGGTGGTGTCGGCCTCCTGGAAGGCGTCGTTGCCGATCAGGTGCGTCGGCACCTGGCCGGTCAGGCAGATCACCGGGATGGAGTCCATCAGCGCGTCGGTCAGGCCGGTCACCGCGTTGGTCGCGCCAGGCCCGGAGGTCACCAGCACCGCGCCGATCTTGCCGGTCGAGCGGGCGTAGCCTTCGGCGGCGTGGACCGCGCCCTGCTCGTGGCGCACCAGGATGTGGCGCAGCGCGTTCTGCTGAAAGATGGCGTCGTAGATCGGCAGGACGGCGCCGCCGGGGTAGCCGAAGACCGTATCGACGCCGTGGTCCAGCAGGGCGCGGATGACCATGGCCGAGCCGGTCATCACGGTGGTCTCGGCGGTCTCCCCGCCCTTGGCTTCCCGGTCCTTCGTCTCGGACCCCTGGTCGCTCGCCATCTTCTCCATCCCTTTGTTCCGGCGCTGCTTTCCGGCGCCCGTACCGCAGACCGTAAACCGGCCCCGCCTGCCTGTAAAACCCTACAGGCACACTGCCGGTCCGCTCGTAATCTCAGGTCCCGCCGCCGGCCCTCCCCGGCGCGGGAGGCCGCAAGCTACGCGCTCAAAATTGCGTGGTCAACAGGAATTCGCGAATTTTGTTAAAGATTTTGTCGTCAAAACTTTTCGAATATTGCGCATCGAGGCGCAGGGGCGCAGGATCGTTAGGCGCTTGGTCCTGCGGCGTCTGGGTCCTCAGCCAGGTGATTTGGCGCTTGGCATAGCGCCGGGTCGCCGTCTGCGCCTCGGCGACCGCGGTTTCCAGGTCGCAGTCGCCGGTCAGATGGGCGGCGAGCTCGCGCACGCCGAGCGCGCGCATGACCGGCAGGGCGGGATCGAGACCGAGGTCGAGCAGGGCACGGACCTCGTCCAGCGCACCGCGCTCCATCATGACCAGGAAACGCGCGTCGCAGGCCCGGTAGAGCGCCTCGCGCGGCGGCGCGACCAGGATGCGCAGGAAAGCGAAGGGCGCCGCTTCGGCCTTCTCCGCCTGCCAGTCCGAGAGCGGCCGGCCGGTGGCGTCGAGGATCTCCCAGGCGCGGATCAGCCGCTGGCTGTCGCCCGGGTCGAGGCGCGCCGCCGTGACCGGGTCCCGGCTCGCCAGCTCGGCGTGAAA contains:
- the miaA gene encoding tRNA (adenosine(37)-N6)-dimethylallyltransferase MiaA translates to MSAAAKPAKPPVVIVTGPTASGKSALALAAARVFGGTVINADAMQVYRELNILTARPDAEALAAAPHRLYGIMPGTRACSAGVWREMALQEIAACRGAGRLPILVGGTGLYLRALARGLSPLPPVPAEVRTGARDRHQRLGGQAFHAELASRDPVTAARLDPGDSQRLIRAWEILDATGRPLSDWQAEKAEAAPFAFLRILVAPPREALYRACDARFLVMMERGALDEVRALLDLGLDPALPVMRALGVRELAAHLTGDCDLETAVAEAQTATRRYAKRQITWLRTQTPQDQAPNDPAPLRLDAQYSKSFDDKIFNKIREFLLTTQF